Proteins encoded by one window of Euryarchaeota archaeon:
- the dnaK gene encoding molecular chaperone DnaK, whose product MSKVIGIDLGTTFSAMAYLSGGKSEIVHNVEGQRTTPSVVAFTKDGELLVGATARRQAIVNPDRTVMSIKRKMGTDHKVRIGDKDYTPPQISAYILQKLKKDAEAFLGEPVTKAVITVPAYFDDNQRQATKDAGRIAGLEVLRIINEPTAASLAFGADKKGDETIMVFDFGGGTLDVSILEMGEGVFDVKSTSGDTFLGGDDIDLRLMDWVTSEFKKSAGIDLTSDRTAQQRLKETCEKAKIELSTLKSVNINIPYIAQGKDGPKHIDLELSRSKFESLIDDILQRCVPPMERAIKDAGMSYSDLDRILFVGGSTRIPAVGELIKRVTGKEADRSVNPDEAVALGAAIQGGVITGEVKDLVLLDVTPLSLGIETLGGVLTKLIDRNTTIPVKKSKVFSTAADGQTSVEIHVLQGERPMAAGNKSLGRFHLDGLPPAPRGMPQIEVAFDIDVNGIVHVAAKDLGTERSQSIRITDTVKLSESEIKRMEDEAKRFESEDKKRVEEVEVRNHADALVWSTEKTLKELGDKVPVDVKKKVEDAAAELRAALQGTDVSEIKTKTDRLLTVSQEIGAAIYQEAQRAEGAGAPSGPGSSPSGHAHEETSHADPGNARGGGEDATTTTRTKKGKGKNSIDVEYEVSDKEGGKG is encoded by the coding sequence TTGAGCAAAGTCATCGGCATCGATCTCGGCACCACGTTCTCGGCAATGGCCTATCTCTCTGGCGGCAAGTCCGAGATAGTCCACAACGTAGAGGGCCAACGCACAACGCCCTCGGTCGTCGCTTTCACAAAAGACGGGGAACTCCTCGTCGGCGCCACGGCGCGTCGGCAGGCCATCGTCAATCCGGACCGCACCGTCATGTCGATCAAGCGCAAGATGGGCACCGACCACAAGGTCCGCATAGGCGACAAGGACTACACGCCGCCCCAGATCAGCGCCTACATCCTCCAAAAACTGAAAAAGGACGCAGAAGCGTTCCTCGGCGAACCCGTGACGAAAGCCGTCATCACCGTCCCAGCCTACTTCGACGACAATCAACGGCAGGCGACCAAGGACGCGGGCCGCATCGCCGGTCTCGAGGTCCTACGCATCATCAACGAACCCACCGCCGCTTCGCTTGCGTTCGGCGCCGACAAGAAGGGCGACGAGACCATCATGGTGTTCGACTTCGGCGGCGGCACGCTCGACGTCTCCATCCTCGAGATGGGCGAAGGTGTCTTCGATGTCAAATCCACGAGCGGGGACACGTTCCTCGGGGGCGACGACATCGACCTCCGGCTCATGGACTGGGTCACCAGCGAGTTCAAGAAATCGGCGGGGATCGACCTCACAAGCGACCGTACCGCCCAGCAGCGCCTCAAGGAGACCTGCGAGAAGGCGAAGATCGAGCTTTCGACCCTCAAATCGGTTAACATCAACATCCCCTACATAGCGCAGGGCAAAGACGGCCCGAAGCACATCGACCTGGAGCTTTCAAGATCCAAGTTCGAGTCCCTCATCGACGACATCCTCCAAAGGTGCGTGCCGCCCATGGAACGGGCGATCAAGGACGCGGGGATGTCATACTCCGACCTCGACCGCATCCTGTTCGTCGGCGGTTCGACGCGCATACCCGCCGTTGGGGAATTGATCAAACGCGTCACCGGGAAGGAGGCGGACCGGAGCGTCAACCCGGACGAGGCCGTCGCCTTGGGCGCGGCCATCCAAGGAGGCGTCATCACCGGCGAAGTGAAGGACCTCGTGCTACTCGACGTGACACCCCTGTCGCTCGGGATCGAGACCCTTGGCGGGGTGCTGACGAAACTCATCGACCGCAACACAACAATCCCCGTGAAAAAGAGCAAGGTCTTCAGCACCGCCGCCGACGGCCAGACGTCCGTGGAGATCCACGTCCTCCAAGGCGAGCGGCCGATGGCCGCGGGGAACAAGAGCCTTGGCCGGTTCCACCTTGACGGGCTACCGCCGGCGCCACGCGGAATGCCGCAGATAGAGGTCGCGTTCGACATCGACGTGAACGGCATCGTCCACGTGGCCGCCAAAGACCTCGGGACCGAGCGCTCCCAGAGCATCCGGATAACGGACACCGTGAAACTCTCGGAAAGCGAGATCAAGAGGATGGAGGACGAGGCCAAGCGCTTCGAGTCGGAGGACAAGAAACGGGTGGAAGAGGTCGAGGTGCGTAACCACGCGGACGCGCTCGTCTGGTCCACGGAGAAGACGCTTAAGGAGCTCGGAGACAAGGTGCCCGTCGATGTGAAGAAGAAGGTCGAGGACGCCGCGGCCGAGTTGAGAGCCGCCCTCCAGGGAACTGACGTTTCAGAGATAAAGACCAAGACGGACAGGCTATTGACGGTCTCGCAAGAGATCGGCGCGGCCATCTACCAAGAGGCCCAACGGGCCGAAGGCGCGGGCGCGCCCTCGGGGCCCGGATCCTCCCCAAGCGGCCACGCTCACGAAGAAACCTCCCACGCCGACCCAGGGAACGCGCGGGGAGGAGGCGAGGACGCGACCACGACGACCCGCACCAAGAAGGGCAAGGGCAAGAACTCCATCGACGTGGAGTATGAAGTGTCGGACAAGGAAGGCGGCAAGGGTTAA
- the dnaJ gene encoding molecular chaperone DnaJ, which produces MTTTRDYYEVLGVAKGASPDELKKAYRKLVLQWHPDRNKTPEAADRFKEISEAYAVLSDGEKRRLYDQYGHAGIDGRFSEEDIFRGADFSPFQDIGVGDFDRVFRMFFGGSPFGFDDTERGARRGRDIELETDVRLEEVLKGTEKKVTIARAENCDDCHGTGAENGTALRTCTSCGGTGVFRRVQRMGFAQFATQSVCGQCRGRGKTVERGCKTCRGRGSARHERVITAKVPAGVEDGMVLRIRGEGEAGEPGAPAGDVFVHLRIRADPQFLRDGRDLRVDARITVAQAALGDTIEVRTLDSVEKVTFAPGTQPGDVFRISGAGLPSVNERGRGDLYVRFEVEVPKRLSKEARALFEKLADLDGVERPKNVIDGLKDKVKRKL; this is translated from the coding sequence ATGACGACGACGCGCGACTATTACGAGGTCCTCGGCGTCGCCAAAGGTGCTTCGCCCGATGAGCTGAAGAAGGCTTACCGAAAGCTTGTGCTCCAATGGCACCCTGACAGGAACAAAACGCCCGAAGCGGCCGACCGCTTCAAAGAGATCAGCGAGGCGTACGCGGTCCTTTCCGACGGCGAGAAAAGGCGCCTCTACGACCAGTACGGCCACGCCGGGATCGATGGCCGATTCTCCGAAGAGGACATCTTCCGAGGCGCCGACTTCAGTCCGTTCCAAGACATAGGCGTCGGTGACTTCGACCGCGTCTTTCGCATGTTCTTCGGTGGCTCACCATTCGGGTTCGACGACACTGAACGGGGAGCACGCCGCGGTCGCGACATAGAACTAGAAACGGACGTCAGGCTAGAAGAAGTGCTCAAGGGGACGGAGAAGAAGGTGACCATTGCGCGCGCCGAGAACTGCGACGACTGCCACGGCACCGGTGCGGAGAATGGGACGGCGTTACGCACCTGCACATCCTGCGGCGGGACCGGGGTGTTCCGTCGTGTGCAGAGGATGGGCTTCGCCCAGTTCGCGACCCAATCCGTCTGCGGCCAATGCCGCGGCCGGGGAAAGACCGTGGAGCGCGGATGCAAGACCTGCCGCGGCCGTGGAAGCGCCCGCCACGAGCGTGTGATCACGGCCAAGGTCCCGGCCGGTGTGGAGGACGGCATGGTGCTACGTATCCGCGGCGAAGGGGAGGCGGGAGAGCCTGGCGCCCCCGCAGGCGACGTCTTCGTGCATCTTAGGATCAGAGCGGACCCGCAGTTCCTACGGGATGGACGCGACCTACGCGTCGATGCGAGGATAACAGTTGCGCAGGCCGCCCTCGGGGACACGATCGAGGTCCGGACGTTGGACAGCGTCGAGAAGGTCACGTTCGCGCCCGGGACCCAACCCGGGGACGTTTTCCGCATATCCGGCGCAGGGTTGCCCTCGGTGAACGAAAGAGGCCGCGGCGACCTCTACGTGCGCTTCGAGGTCGAGGTCCCGAAACGCCTCTCCAAGGAGGCAAGGGCGCTTTTCGAGAAGCTGGCGGACCTCGACGGCGTGGAACGGCCCAAGAACG